One genomic region from Fimbriimonadaceae bacterium encodes:
- a CDS encoding GlsB/YeaQ/YmgE family stress response membrane protein: MLHWIWLLVIGLIAGALAKAIMPGDKMEPKGCLMTSLLGIAGSVLVGFTMRTFLGTSGGGGLIGTIVGATIGACILIWLGRVFTKK; the protein is encoded by the coding sequence ATGCTTCATTGGATTTGGCTTTTGGTTATTGGTCTTATCGCCGGCGCTCTCGCCAAAGCGATCATGCCCGGAGACAAGATGGAGCCCAAGGGCTGTCTTATGACGAGCCTGCTGGGTATCGCTGGTTCCGTTCTGGTTGGGTTTACGATGCGCACTTTCCTCGGTACGTCGGGCGGCGGTGGGCTGATCGGAACGATCGTCGGTGCGACGATCGGGGCTTGCATTCTGATTTGGCTGGGCCGCGTCTTTACGAAGAAGTAG
- a CDS encoding glycoside hydrolase family 78 protein: MLSCLLVAVLMPAAGSLQPAQLRCEALANPVGVATATPRLSWKLNATDKAAHNLRQTGYRITVGSQSGKSDLWDTGKVQSGDTFGIAYAGKPLASGQKVWWRVQVFDQKGVASDWSAAAEWSVGLLKPSDWKAQWIGYDAPVNANRSRDPFSDASWIWAESGDVVYFKRVLVLNAGFTKATLRITADDQFSATINGHKVAESDGKTDAWRRPVEVDVTDKLLTADNTILVRATNSGGAAGLLAKLTVAYTGNNAVEMSTGSAWQVATSESGPFTPAKVLGAYGAEPWGRVGPQNLHLPPPRLLRHEFSLNKPVKRAILYGSALGLLDLRLNGKAVTDELFMPGWTDYTKRVYARGYDVTKALKQGNNAVGVVLGDGWYSGYVGYGGRRNHYGTKTRALVQLNVEYTDGTTQTIASGPDWKASTGPTLEGDFLMGEAYDARLEKAGWDSAGYSDRGWFSVQTGAEMNPVVEPFPGQPVRPYEVLKAKTVTEPKPGVYVLDLGQNLAGFARLKVKGEKGQKIVLRFAERLSPDGNIYTTNLRGARTIDTYICKGEGVETWSPKFTFHGFQYIEVTGLGHKPAPDEVVGIAISSDTPDAGTLETSDPMLNRLVKNAWWTQKMNFIDIPTDCPQRDERLGWTGDAQAYIRTATMLNDVQPFFAKWLVSLDDAQREDGQYPMVAPLKVAGGDGGPAWADAGVICPWTIYDVYGDKELLARHYPQMKKFIEFCVKRSTPEMLPPKQFHCFGDWVSINANTPNEVIYTAYFAGSARLLAQAASALGKPDEAQKHMALYRQVRAAFQKAYVKPDGSVLGDTQCSYILALVFDLLEPEMVGKVADRLVADIEKRGWHLSTGFVGTRDIMHVLSKIGRNDVAFRLLHNDTFPSWGFTIKNGATSIWERWDGWTPEKGFQDPGMNSFAHYAFGAVVGWMFAQPAGIDNLAPGFKRIKIAPQIDPKLTWLKSSYDSVRGRIVSEWSVKDGKLTMRVVIPPNTTAEIHVPATGVEATPKVEASADRIYRVGSGEYTFVGKLR; encoded by the coding sequence ATGCTTTCCTGTCTGCTCGTCGCGGTTTTGATGCCCGCTGCTGGGAGTCTTCAGCCCGCACAACTGAGGTGTGAAGCTCTTGCCAACCCGGTTGGAGTTGCCACGGCAACTCCGCGCTTGAGTTGGAAGCTGAACGCCACCGACAAAGCTGCACACAACCTGCGTCAAACGGGTTACCGGATCACGGTTGGAAGCCAGTCCGGGAAGAGTGATTTGTGGGATACGGGCAAGGTCCAGTCGGGAGACACGTTCGGAATCGCCTATGCCGGCAAGCCGCTCGCATCGGGACAGAAGGTTTGGTGGAGGGTGCAGGTCTTCGACCAGAAGGGCGTCGCCTCCGACTGGAGCGCGGCTGCCGAATGGTCGGTCGGTCTGCTGAAGCCTAGCGATTGGAAGGCGCAATGGATCGGCTACGACGCCCCGGTGAATGCCAACCGGTCGCGCGATCCGTTCAGCGATGCGTCGTGGATTTGGGCGGAATCGGGGGATGTCGTCTACTTCAAGCGGGTTCTGGTGCTGAACGCTGGCTTCACCAAAGCGACTCTGCGCATCACGGCTGACGATCAGTTCTCGGCGACGATCAACGGACACAAGGTTGCCGAGAGTGACGGCAAGACGGACGCATGGCGACGACCGGTCGAAGTGGACGTGACCGACAAGCTGCTGACGGCAGACAACACGATCCTCGTTCGGGCGACGAATTCGGGCGGGGCGGCGGGCTTGCTCGCCAAGCTGACCGTCGCATACACGGGCAACAACGCAGTCGAGATGTCGACGGGCAGCGCATGGCAGGTGGCGACTTCGGAGAGCGGGCCGTTCACTCCGGCGAAGGTGCTCGGCGCTTACGGAGCGGAGCCTTGGGGCCGCGTCGGGCCGCAGAACCTCCACCTTCCTCCGCCGCGACTTCTGCGCCATGAATTCTCCTTGAACAAGCCGGTCAAGCGGGCTATCCTTTACGGCTCGGCTCTTGGTCTGCTCGATCTTCGGCTGAACGGCAAAGCCGTCACCGACGAGCTGTTCATGCCGGGATGGACCGACTACACGAAGCGCGTCTACGCTCGCGGCTACGATGTCACCAAAGCGCTGAAGCAGGGCAACAATGCGGTCGGCGTCGTCTTGGGCGACGGCTGGTATTCCGGCTACGTGGGCTACGGCGGACGGCGAAACCACTACGGCACGAAGACGCGGGCTTTGGTGCAGCTGAACGTCGAATACACCGACGGCACGACTCAGACCATCGCCAGCGGACCGGATTGGAAGGCCAGCACCGGCCCAACGCTGGAAGGCGACTTCCTTATGGGTGAGGCCTACGACGCCCGGCTGGAGAAGGCGGGCTGGGACAGCGCAGGATATTCGGATCGAGGCTGGTTCTCGGTGCAGACGGGCGCGGAGATGAATCCCGTCGTCGAACCGTTCCCTGGGCAGCCGGTGCGCCCCTATGAAGTGCTGAAGGCGAAGACGGTCACCGAGCCCAAGCCGGGGGTTTATGTGCTGGACCTCGGGCAGAATCTGGCGGGATTTGCGAGGCTGAAGGTCAAGGGGGAGAAGGGACAGAAGATCGTGCTGCGCTTTGCCGAACGGCTGAGCCCAGACGGAAACATCTACACCACCAACCTTCGCGGCGCGCGCACGATCGACACCTACATCTGCAAAGGGGAGGGCGTCGAGACGTGGTCGCCCAAGTTCACTTTCCACGGCTTCCAGTACATCGAAGTGACGGGGCTTGGGCACAAGCCCGCGCCCGATGAAGTGGTCGGGATCGCCATCAGCAGCGATACGCCCGACGCAGGAACTCTGGAGACCAGCGACCCGATGCTCAACCGGCTGGTGAAAAATGCTTGGTGGACGCAGAAGATGAACTTCATCGACATCCCCACCGACTGCCCCCAGCGCGACGAGCGGTTGGGCTGGACCGGAGATGCGCAGGCCTACATCCGCACGGCGACGATGCTGAACGACGTTCAGCCGTTCTTCGCGAAGTGGCTCGTCTCACTGGACGACGCTCAGCGCGAAGACGGGCAGTATCCGATGGTCGCCCCGCTCAAGGTTGCGGGCGGGGACGGCGGTCCGGCGTGGGCCGATGCGGGTGTCATCTGCCCGTGGACGATCTACGACGTTTATGGCGACAAGGAGCTTTTGGCCCGCCACTATCCGCAGATGAAGAAGTTCATCGAGTTCTGCGTGAAGCGGTCTACGCCGGAGATGCTGCCTCCCAAGCAGTTCCACTGCTTCGGCGACTGGGTGAGCATCAACGCGAACACCCCGAACGAAGTGATCTACACCGCCTACTTCGCAGGCTCGGCAAGGCTCCTCGCTCAAGCGGCATCTGCGCTCGGCAAGCCCGACGAAGCCCAAAAGCATATGGCCCTTTATCGCCAGGTTCGGGCGGCTTTTCAGAAAGCCTACGTCAAGCCGGACGGCTCGGTTTTGGGCGATACGCAATGCTCGTACATCCTGGCTCTGGTGTTCGACCTTTTGGAGCCGGAGATGGTGGGCAAGGTCGCTGACCGCCTGGTCGCCGATATTGAGAAGCGCGGATGGCACCTTTCCACCGGGTTCGTCGGCACGCGCGACATCATGCACGTCCTCAGCAAGATCGGGCGCAACGACGTGGCGTTCCGGCTTCTCCACAACGACACTTTCCCCAGTTGGGGCTTCACCATCAAAAACGGCGCGACCAGCATCTGGGAGCGGTGGGACGGCTGGACGCCGGAAAAGGGCTTCCAAGACCCCGGCATGAACTCCTTTGCCCACTATGCGTTTGGAGCCGTTGTGGGGTGGATGTTTGCCCAGCCCGCGGGCATCGACAACCTCGCGCCTGGGTTCAAGAGGATCAAGATCGCGCCGCAGATCGACCCCAAGCTAACCTGGCTGAAGTCGTCTTACGATTCCGTCCGGGGCAGGATCGTGTCGGAATGGAGCGTGAAGGACGGAAAGCTGACGATGCGGGTGGTGATTCCGCCGAATACGACGGCGGAGATTCACGTTCCGGCGACGGGGGTAGAAGCCACTCCGAAAGTAGAGGCAAGCGCGGACCGCATCTACCGGGTGGGCTCGGGCGAGTATACGTTTGTTGGGAAGCTGAGGTGA